Within the Planctomycetia bacterium genome, the region TCCGCAACCTCGTCCACTTCCAGCGCGGCGAGCCGCTCGAGGCCCGCGTCACGGGCTGACGGGGCCGCCCGGTTTCTCGAGGGATGTGGCCGGTTGGAGGCACGCACAGGAGCCGGGGTGCTTTGCCTGCACCACACGACGCACCATCACGAATGAGGCCGCAACGGCAAAGTCCCCCGGCGACGAGCATGCCTCCAACCGGCCACACCGCTGCCATAGGGCCTGGAGGGTTCACCGCAACCGACATGCCGCTCTCAGGCCGGCTCCTCGAGGTACGTGTAGCCCCCCAGTCCCTCCTCGTAGAACTTGAGGAACCGGCCCGCCTGGCTGTCGCAGATCCGCCCCTCGCGGACCGCCTGCTCGATCGAGTCCCGGAGCCGCTGCACGAGCTGGCCGGCGTCGAACTCGACGTAGTCGAGCACCTCGCGGACGGTGTCGCCCTTGATGACGGCGTCGACCACGGCTTCGCCGCGGTCGTCGAGGCTCACGTGCACGGCGTTCGTGTCGCCGAACAGGTTGTGGAGGTCGCCGAGGATCTCCTGGTAGGCGCCGATCAGAAACGCCCCGAGGTAATAGGGCTCGTTCCGCCAGGCATGCAGCGGCAGCGTCCGCTTCACGTCCCGGCGGTCGATGAACTGGTCGATCTTGCCGTCCGAGTCGCAGGTCACGTCACCGAGCACCGCCGCATGCGTCGGCCGCTCGTCGAGGCGGTGGATCGGCATCACCGGAAACAGCTGCTTGATCGCCCAGCTGTCGGGGATCGACTGGAAGAGGGAGAAGTTGCAGAAGTACGTGTCGGAGAGCGTGGCCTCCAACCCCTCCAGCTCCTCGGGGACGTATTCGAGGCTGTTCTTCAGCTTGGCGATCCGGCGGCAGATCGCCCAGTACAGGTTCTCGATGGCCGACCGCTGATCGAGCGGCAGGTAGCCGCTGGCGAACAGGTTCATGGCCGTGTCGAGGGCCTGCTGGGCGTCGTGGTAGCTCTCCAGCAGATTGCGGACGTTGATCCCCTGGTAGGTCTCCATCAGGTCGTGGAGCGGCTGCTCGGCATCGGCGGGGGGCTCGGAGACCTCGCCGCTTCCTCCCTGCTCCGAAACGCCGAGGACGCCGAAGATCAGCATGCTGTGGTAGGCGACGACGGCCCGTCCGCTCTCGGAGACGATCGTCGGGTGGGGCACGCCCGCCTCGTCGCACGCGTTCTGCACGTGATAGACGACGTCGTTGGCGTACTCCTGGAGGCTGTAGTTCACGCTCGACTCAAAGTTGGTCTGCGAGCCGTCGTAATCCACCCCCAGCCCGCCGCCGACGTCCAGGTAGCGCAGGCCGGCGCCGCGCTTCACCAGCTCGGTGTAGATCCGCGATGCCTCGTTGAGCGCTCCCTTGATGTGGCGGATGTTGGTGATCTGGCTCCCCTGGTGAAAGTGGAGCAGCTGCAGGCAGTCCTCCATGCCGCGGGACGCCAGCAGGTCGAGTCCCTTGACGAGCTCGCTGGCAGTGAGACCGAACTTGCTGCGAAACCCGCCCGACGACTGCCAGCGGCCGCTGCCCCGGGTGGCGAGCTTGACCCGCATGCCGATCCGCGGCCGGACACCGAGCTTCTCGGCGTACTCGAGGATCAGCTGCAGTTCGGAAAACCGCTCCACGACCGGGATGATGTGCCGGCCGATCTTCTGCGCGAGCATCGCCGTCTCGATGAACTCCGCATCCTTGAAGCCGTTGCAGATGATCGGCGTCTCGTTGTCCGCCAGGGCGATGACGGCGAGAAGTTCGGGCTTGCTGCCGGCCTCGAGGCCGAAGCGATAGGGCCGGCCGAAGCGGAGCACCTCCTCGACCACCTGCCGCTGCTGGTTGACCTTCACCGGGTACACGCAGCAGTACTCCCCGCGGTAGCCGCTCTCCTTCATGGCGCTGGCGAAGGCGCCGTGAATCTCGCCGAGCCGGTGCTGGAGGATGTCGGCGAAGCGGAGCAGGATCGGCAGGTCGATGCCACGGACCTGGAGGCGATCGACGAGCGCCTTGAGGTCGATGCTCCTCGTCGGATCCTTGTCCGGATGGACGAGCAGGTGGCCGGTCGGGCTGACCGAGAAGTAGCCGTTGCCCCAACGGGACACCTCGTAGAGCTCCGCGGCATCCGCGCTGCTCCAGTGTTCGACATCGAGATCGACCGCTGCCATCAAAGCTCCTCATGACGGACCGTCGCGGGACGCGCCGGCGACGCTGTCCCCCAGAGTGTAGCGTGACCCGCGGACGAGGCCATGCCAACCCACGCGGACGCCCCGGCTGAGCGGCTGCCGCGGCGGGCTACACCCGGACGCGGGTCCAGTTCGTGCCGGTGAAGATGACGAGCATCGCCAGCCCGCGGATGGTGAGGTCGATCGCCATGGCGTACCAGGCCCCCGCCGCGCCCAGCCCGAGGCCGGGAACGACGGCCCCGCCCGGCAGGGGCACGGCCGGCCAGGCGAGGAACGTCGCCAGCGGAAGGCGGACGAGGATCAGGCTGACGAAATTCACGATCGCCGGCAGCCGGGTTGCCCCGGCGCCGCGCAGGCCCCCGGAGAACACCATGAGCAGGGCCAGCGGCGGCTGGGCGAAGGCGACGATCCGCACCAGTTCGGCCGTCAGGGCAGCCACCTCGGGCTGCCGGCCGGCGCCGCCGGTGAACCAGGCGGCCAGCGGCCGGGAAAAACCGAGGAAGACGGCCGCGGCCGCGGACATGAGGACGACGCAGGCGATCGCCGCCGCCCACACGCTCCCCCGGGCCCGGCTTTCGTCCCGGGCCCCGAGAAACTGGCCGGCGAGGGTCGCCGCCGCGATTTGGAAGGCACTGCCCGGCAGGAAGGCGAGTGACTCGATGGCGATCGCCACCGAGTGGGCGGCTGCATCCACGTTGCCCACCCGGTTGACGATCGACAGAAAGGTCAGATGACAGGCCGAGTTGGCCGCCGCATCGATGCCGGCGGGCAGCCCGGTCCGCAGCAGCCGGCGCAGGGAGTCGCGATGCGGACGCCAGTCGGCCCGTCGCGGCCGCAGGCCGGTGGCCGGCCGGGCGAGGAGCAGGCCGACGACCAGCGCCCCACAGCCGTAGCCGATAAACGTCCCCCAGGCGAGGCCGTCCCAGCCGAGCCGGGGCAGGCCGCCGACACCGGCGGCGAGGGCGAAACTCGCGGCGGCGTTCACCAGATTCACCGTCGTCATCGCCACGAGACCGGCCTGCATGTCGCCGGCGCCGCGGAGGATCGCCACGCCTACGTGGATCAGCATCATCAGCGGCAGGGCCGGGATCACGATCGCCAGGTAGCGGACGGCCAGATCGGCGCTCGCGGCCGGGAGCCCGAGGCTGCGGACGAGGCCGGGGCCGACGGCGGCGGCGACCGCCAGCCCGGCCACGACGAGGGCGGCACCGACGACGAACGCCTGGGCGCCGAACCGACGGGCGGCCTGCCGGTCGCCGGCGCCGACGCTGCGGGCCACGAGCGCCGTGACGGCCACCGCCGGGACGGCGAAGACCGCCGGCAGGAAAGCCAGGCAATAGGCCACGAGACCGACGGCGGCCAGCGGCGCCTCGTCGGCGAACAGGTTCCCGGCCAGCCACTTGTCGGTGAATCCGACGGCGATCGCGAGGAACTGCTCGCCCAGCACGGGCAGCACCTGGCCGACGAGTGGGAGGACCGTGCCCGCCTGCCGGGCCACACCCCCCGCCCGATCCGGCCGCGCAGCGCGGGGCGTCCCGGGCACGGCGGGTTCGGGACTCAGGCGAACAACTCCTTGATCACCTTGCCCGAGTTGGCGATCTTCATCGGACGGCCGTTCTTGGCGGTGAACGTCGTCTCCAGCGACACGCCCAGGGCCTTGAGGACGCTGG harbors:
- the speA gene encoding biosynthetic arginine decarboxylase; translated protein: MAAVDLDVEHWSSADAAELYEVSRWGNGYFSVSPTGHLLVHPDKDPTRSIDLKALVDRLQVRGIDLPILLRFADILQHRLGEIHGAFASAMKESGYRGEYCCVYPVKVNQQRQVVEEVLRFGRPYRFGLEAGSKPELLAVIALADNETPIICNGFKDAEFIETAMLAQKIGRHIIPVVERFSELQLILEYAEKLGVRPRIGMRVKLATRGSGRWQSSGGFRSKFGLTASELVKGLDLLASRGMEDCLQLLHFHQGSQITNIRHIKGALNEASRIYTELVKRGAGLRYLDVGGGLGVDYDGSQTNFESSVNYSLQEYANDVVYHVQNACDEAGVPHPTIVSESGRAVVAYHSMLIFGVLGVSEQGGSGEVSEPPADAEQPLHDLMETYQGINVRNLLESYHDAQQALDTAMNLFASGYLPLDQRSAIENLYWAICRRIAKLKNSLEYVPEELEGLEATLSDTYFCNFSLFQSIPDSWAIKQLFPVMPIHRLDERPTHAAVLGDVTCDSDGKIDQFIDRRDVKRTLPLHAWRNEPYYLGAFLIGAYQEILGDLHNLFGDTNAVHVSLDDRGEAVVDAVIKGDTVREVLDYVEFDAGQLVQRLRDSIEQAVREGRICDSQAGRFLKFYEEGLGGYTYLEEPA
- a CDS encoding MATE family efflux transporter — its product is MPGTPRAARPDRAGGVARQAGTVLPLVGQVLPVLGEQFLAIAVGFTDKWLAGNLFADEAPLAAVGLVAYCLAFLPAVFAVPAVAVTALVARSVGAGDRQAARRFGAQAFVVGAALVVAGLAVAAAVGPGLVRSLGLPAASADLAVRYLAIVIPALPLMMLIHVGVAILRGAGDMQAGLVAMTTVNLVNAAASFALAAGVGGLPRLGWDGLAWGTFIGYGCGALVVGLLLARPATGLRPRRADWRPHRDSLRRLLRTGLPAGIDAAANSACHLTFLSIVNRVGNVDAAAHSVAIAIESLAFLPGSAFQIAAATLAGQFLGARDESRARGSVWAAAIACVVLMSAAAAVFLGFSRPLAAWFTGGAGRQPEVAALTAELVRIVAFAQPPLALLMVFSGGLRGAGATRLPAIVNFVSLILVRLPLATFLAWPAVPLPGGAVVPGLGLGAAGAWYAMAIDLTIRGLAMLVIFTGTNWTRVRV